The DNA window AAATCAATCAAGGTGACGAAGGTATAACAGACTTATTTGCACTCATAGGAATGGAATATTTATTCCTTGATCAATTTGAAAGTGCTAGAGAATATTTCTCAAAATGTCTTGCTTTAGACCTAGAAGACTACTCGGCTTTATATAACATTATTTATTGTTACGACTTTCTAGACCAAAACAATGAAGCTATCGAATTTTTAAACATCTATTTAGATAAAAACCCATATTGCGAAGTTGCTTGGCATCAGTTAGGTCGTCAATATTTCACCATAAAAGATTATGACAAAGCTTTAGCTGCATTTGATTTTGCAATTATTTCTGATGACAAATTTGTTGGAGCTTATCTAGAAAAAGGAAAAGTATTAGAAAAGAAAAAATCATACACTGAAGCTATAGAAAATTACAAAATCACTTTAGCATTAGATGAGCCAACATCATTTGCCTTACTTAGAATTGGACATTGTCATGAAAAATTAGGTCAAGACGATTTGGCTGTTCAATATTTTTACAGAACGGTACATGAAGACCCTTTACTAGATAAAGGATGGATTGCAATTACAAAGTTCTATAACAAAAATCGCAACTTTCAAAAAGCCCTATTCTATATTAATAAGGCCATAAATATCGATGGAGAAAATGTAATTTATTGGAAGCTATACGCTCAAATTAATCATCGCCTTAATTTTTTAGAAGAAGCAGAACGTGGTTATAAGAAAGCATTAGATTTAGGAAATTACGAACTTCAAACTTGGTTATCTAGAACAGATCTCCTTATCGCAATTGGGGAATATGAAGCTTCTATTTTAAACTTAATTCAAGCTGCAGAATTCTATCCAGAAACCGCAGAAATCGAATTCCGTTTAGCAGGATTACATTTTACTTTACACGAAAACAGTAAAGGACATTATCATCTAAAAAATGCACTACTGCTTGACCATGAATTTGATTTCATTCTTGAAGAATTGTTTCCTAATGTGTTAAAAAAACCATCAGTTCAACAACTCATTTCTGAAACTAAGAAATAATCAATTTTCAAGTTTTGCTTTTTAAAATCAATTCCTTTTTAGTTTCAAAATAGTCATTCCTATTTCATACCTTTACTCCTCTTATTTGTAAAAATGATTAGACAATTTAAAGATTACATATTTATATTATTAAAAGGAATAGCCATGGGAGCTGCAGATGTAGTTCCTGGAGTTTCAGGAGGAACTATTGCATTTATTTCTGGCATTTATGAAGAACTTATTGAAAGCATAGACAATATCAATCTAGGTGTTTTCAACATTTGGAAAAAAGAAGGACTTAAAACCGCTTGGAAATCTATAAACGGAAGTTTTTTACTCGCCTTATTTTCTGGAATTGCAATCAGCATTCTATCGCTAGCAAAACTAATAAAATGGCTACTTCATAATGAACCAATTTTGTTATGGGCTTTCTTTTTCGGACTAGTTCTCGCGAGTATTTTATACATTGGTAAACAAATCAAAACTTGGTCTCCAAAAATTATAATAGCAATTATTTTAACTACGATTTTATCTTACTACATAACATTAGCTGAACCATTTGCGTCTCCTGACAGTCCATTTTACCTGTTATTCTGTGGTTTTATTGCTATAATCGCTATGATTCTACCAGGCGTTTCTGGAGCTTTTATTTTACTTATTCTTGGCGCTTATGAAACTGCCATTAATACCGTAAACAATCTTATTGAAGGTGTTTCAACAGGTAATTGGGATGTTTTGAAAGATGCTTTACTAAACTTTTTCATGTTAGGCTTAGGTGCAATCATTGGATTAAAAGTCTTTTCAAAAGTTCTTAATT is part of the Psychroserpens ponticola genome and encodes:
- a CDS encoding tetratricopeptide repeat protein produces the protein MEFSQPDDNNNFSLTRFESMLKTNHVLFFDSNEFENIIHHYLESGKIALAKKAIKLGLEQHPTSVNLKLFLSEIFILENKFSEADELLNEIHIVEPSNEEIYIQKASVFSKQDEHKKAIDTLKIALKINQGDEGITDLFALIGMEYLFLDQFESAREYFSKCLALDLEDYSALYNIIYCYDFLDQNNEAIEFLNIYLDKNPYCEVAWHQLGRQYFTIKDYDKALAAFDFAIISDDKFVGAYLEKGKVLEKKKSYTEAIENYKITLALDEPTSFALLRIGHCHEKLGQDDLAVQYFYRTVHEDPLLDKGWIAITKFYNKNRNFQKALFYINKAINIDGENVIYWKLYAQINHRLNFLEEAERGYKKALDLGNYELQTWLSRTDLLIAIGEYEASILNLIQAAEFYPETAEIEFRLAGLHFTLHENSKGHYHLKNALLLDHEFDFILEELFPNVLKKPSVQQLISETKK
- a CDS encoding DUF368 domain-containing protein, coding for MIRQFKDYIFILLKGIAMGAADVVPGVSGGTIAFISGIYEELIESIDNINLGVFNIWKKEGLKTAWKSINGSFLLALFSGIAISILSLAKLIKWLLHNEPILLWAFFFGLVLASILYIGKQIKTWSPKIIIAIILTTILSYYITLAEPFASPDSPFYLLFCGFIAIIAMILPGVSGAFILLILGAYETAINTVNNLIEGVSTGNWDVLKDALLNFFMLGLGAIIGLKVFSKVLNWMFKHQKNLTLAILTGFMIGSLNKIWPWKNVLKTRINSEGLEVTVLDESILPTSYSGDSQILLAIVFIVIGFATILILESLGNKKPKA